The following proteins come from a genomic window of Canis lupus dingo isolate Sandy chromosome 20, ASM325472v2, whole genome shotgun sequence:
- the LOC125753160 gene encoding olfactory receptor 7D4-like, producing the protein MEAGNHTRVSEFFLQGLSDDPELHPFLFGLFLFMYLVTMLGNLLIILAILSDSHLHTPMYFFLSNLSSVDICFISTTVPKMLVNIQTHSKDISYTGCLIQVYFFMIFAGMDGFLLTVMAYDRFVAICHPLRYTIIMNPRLCGLLVLMCWFIIFWVSLIHVLLVRQLTFCPGTEIPHFFCEVVQILKVACSDTLINNIFLYVSTVILGVFPLSGIFFSYSLIVSSLMKMSSAAGKHKAFSTCGSHLSVVSLYYGTSLGLYFSPSATHSSQSSIGSVMYTVVTPMLNPFIYSLRNKDVKGALARLHSRGTLCM; encoded by the coding sequence ATGGAAGCAGGAAACCATACCAGAGTGTCAGAATTTTTCCTCCAGGGCCTCTCAGATGATCCAGAACTGCATCCCTTCCTCTTTGGCTTATTTCTCTTCATGTACCTGGTCACCATGCTGGGAAATCTGCTCATCATCCTGGCTATCCTCTCTGACTCCCATCTCCACactcccatgtacttcttcctctccaatcTATCTTCTGTTGATATCTGTTTCATCTCTACCACTGTCCCAAAGATGCTGGTAAACATCCAGACACACAGCAAAGACATCTCCTACACTGGATGCCTCATTCAGgtgtatttttttatgatttttgccGGGATGGATGGTTTCCTCCTGACCGTGATGGCCTATGACCGGTTTGTGGCTATCTGCCACCCCCTGCGCTACACAATCATCATGAACCCACGGCTGTGTGGCTTGCTGGTTCTGATGTGTTGGTTTATCATTTTCTGGGTCTCCCTGATTCATGTCCTACTGGTGAGGCAGCTGACCTTCTGTCCAGGCACAGaaattccacatttcttctgtGAAGTGGTTCAGATCCTCAAGGTGGCCTGCTCTGATACCCTCATCAATAACATCTTCTTGTATGTGTCCACTGTCATATTGGGTGTGTTTCCTCTCAGTGGGATCTTCTTTTCATACTCTCTGATTGTCTCCTCTTTAATGAAAATGTCCTCTGCAGCAGGAAAACATAAAGCATTTTCCACTTGTGGGTCTCACCTCTCTGTGGTCTCCTTGTACTATGGGACAAGCCTGGGGCTCTATTTCAGTCCTTCTGCAACTCATTCTTCCCAGAGCTCCATTGGCTCAGTGATGTATACTGTGGTCACCCCCATGCTGAATCCCTTCATCTACAGCCTGAGAAATAAGGATGTGAAGGGCGCCCTGGCAAGACTCCACAGTCGAGGAACCCTTTGTATGTGA